The genomic DNA ttaaaataaatatcaaatatAGGGGCAAATTAGACATTCCAGTTCATGAATAAAATGTCTCACTAATTTTATGCTAATGTTGGTGTATTACTATCTACATTTGAACGTATAGACTCAAGTCCGATTCCATCAaacaataatttttttaaataaatatcaaatatatgggcaaatctatactatactataataaccagAATGAGATTTAATTTGTAATTTGGCTAACCACTCATTTTGATTATCTTTTTCAATCACGACGGGcagatcttcttcatcaaataatcagagcTGTTATATCCAAATACTAAAAAATACACTTCAAAGGTTCTCATGTTCGAATccgtcaacaacaaatatttatattattatttataaagatacatacaAGTTCTAATGTTTGAATCATGTTAagaacaaacatttatattattattaataaaaatatatataagttTTCAGGTTTGAATCTTATCAAAAATAAACAATTACATTTATGAATAAGATCTCATGAGTTatatactatttatactatttgaaCTTAATATGAAATTATACACGATggaatttataattatataattattattttatatttaattatttatatagaattttaataatattatataaatattaaccaaGACCTGTGTATCGCACGTGCCGTAAactaaatatataaatatcattACCAAATTCTAATATGATAAATTTTAATTACCACATGAAAAACAAAATTTCACAATTTTTTTATTAGAAAATTCATTTAAATTTGAGGAAATAGTTTAAAGTGGTTTTATAGTAGAATCACAATAAATTTACATTTATCCAAAATCATTCCACAGTAGAAtcaaattttaaatcattttttttcaaatttcaattgttaaacttttcattatatttaaatataattattattccaCATTAGTCTAATTTGATGAAATTCTATAATAGAATTAAGGGTTTTTCAGTATGCATTATATATGCACATTATATATTTACTAGTCTACGGGCCATGCGATGCACGAGtcttatttaatatttatatatttttattaataataatataaatatttgttgttaacGTGATTTGAAACTGAGAAACTATAtttatctttataaataataatgtaaatgttGTTGTTGATGGATTCAAACATGAGAACTTGTACTTTCGGGGATATCTATGCATGACCTTCGGTTAGATGATAAAATGCTCTATCTTTGTCTATTGTATTCTGAATACAATTCATCAATGAATTCATTAATTACTGACAAAAAAAAATGAGAACTTGTGGAGtctatttttttattatttggaCGGATCtaattatttttgtaaaaatgttaagtagattagaccGAAACCATCAAGCTAAGAAATAAATTCAAGTATAGAAATTAGGAGTTGAATAATATTTTTCCACAAAAAATATTCTAACTAGAGATGAGAGTGTTTGTAGATGCACATTTCAGATTATGGAATAAGGACCAGTGCGAGTTATAGATTTAAGCCGATGGCAACTTTTTGAGAAAACTATTCATCCAGAAATGGTAATTTAATAATGTTGAAACGAACTACAGTAATGGTATTGGTGATGTTTTAAGTTTAAAGTAGTGGCGATGAATTGGGGGCGGCAAGTGCCAGGTGCGACACTCTGTTTATCATCCTTCACCCCCCTCGCACTAAATTTATATGCTTCTGTCTGTGTAAATAAATAATATACCCAACCAACACATAATTGTTGAATATGGAATCTCCAAACTCGCAAAGCGACAAATTATTCATCACTCCGCATCTTCTTTAATTATATACTCCTTCTCCCTTATATATTCAACTTAAACCCCTATACAGTTTTGTTTCCTATTATGACATCCTCTTTGTATTTTCCGGCTACTTTCCGGCCTTGTTCCGCCGGAATTACACTCTCCCGTTGCCGTCCGTCCAAGCCTCATAGAATTATGTTCGTTCGCTCCGATTTAGAGAAAAATGTTTCCGACATGAGCACCAATGGTATTATCACTCCTCTTTAATTCATTTTTCACTTTTTGTTTTTCTCCctgtttatttaattttcatCAATTATGGATTATAAAGTTACGTTGTAGTGGTTTGAGTGATGATTGGGACTTTACAATGTGTTTTCGATAAGTTTGCGTAAATTGTTGATGTTTAAGTTAATATTGAATAATTGGACTCTTGTGTGGTTTGTAATGTGCGTTTTTGACTTGAGATAAGGTATGGTTTTAGCTTAGGGTGGCCAGATTATATCAGAGCAGGTAGCTTGATGTTAGTCTTGTGTAGTTGAAAGCGTGTTTTGTAGTGTGGAGTGAATTGAGATAAGATCAATTTAGGGCTGAAGCATTGCGTTCAAGTGATGATGTAAAAGATACAGGTAGATTAGTTTAGTGTGGAGAGTTATTCTGGGGAAATGACACCTAAAAGTTGACGTGCTCaatgtatttatattttatatactTGCATTTGATTTCTAAGGATGTCATTTGTGTTTGTCAGGCGGAAAAGTAAACCAGTTCCAGTGACTTTTAGTTCCAACTTCCTTCTACATACCTAATTTGGGTCACTTATCTATGGTCCGTAGGGGTATAGCTAGAACAGTTAAACAACTAACTCTACTAACGTTTCATTACTTGAATAGAACGATCAATGGTATAACCGTACCCACTGAACTTTTGAGGAAAAAGTTATTGTCATAATTTTACAGTCATTTCTCTTTCGGCTTGATATTTCCCATTTCGTCTTCTATTTCTAAAATCACACTGAACCTTAAGATTCACCTGTCAGCTCCGAAAGGGCTATTTCCACCTGAACCGGAGCACTATCGTGGACCAAAGCTAAAAGTGGCTATTATAGGAGCAGGGCTTGCAGGCATGTCTACAGCTGTTGAGCTTTTAGATCAAGGGCACGAGGTTaacaattcttcttttcaatacCCTTTTTAATTTGCCTATGATACTCAGAATTATCACTCAAATAGTCAAATGTCTGCCCTGCTTGAATTTTTCTAGATACATAGTAGTGCTCTTACACATAATTTCAGAGCATCTTTTTTTACCAGATTCTTTCACACCAGAATTAATTCGAAGCAGAGTAGATGAAAGCATAATTCATAGAACTGCCTACTGAGAGAAGATAATATAGTAATACCTGATGTGCCGTTCATTATATTTAAGTAGTTTTAGTTAACTTGTTTTTCATTACGCAAGTGCTCACCTCTGTGCCTTGGTTGAAACAGGTGGATATATATGAATCAAGGCCTTTCATTGGAGGGAAAGTGGGTTCTTTCGTTGATAAACGCGGAAACCATATAGAAATGGGACTTCATGTGTTTTTTGGTTGCTACAATAATCTTTTCCGTCTTTTGAAAAAGGTAAAGAAAACATTTTTGGGCACAATAATAAACTGTAGCAGTTGTATACAAATGCCAATTTTTTTTCTGTTAATGATTCTTCTCTAGTATGATAAAGAAAATAGTCCCTTGCTCAAAAGTCTGTGACGAAATGAGGGACATATTTCGATATAGAAATGTAATTAGTTCTGCATGTTCTAATGTACAAATCTTGGTATGTGGCTATGTGGTGTGCTTTAATGTTTGTATCTCCTACTTAGTCCTGGGCTCCTGACATCAAATTTGTAATGTGCAGATTGTACAATAAAAAAGAATTAGGAAATATAAGTTGTTTGGCCTCTAACAAAGTACATGTTAGATGTACTCTCTCTGAAATATACTTTGGTTAATATTACATAAACAACTTAGAGTCAACAAGATTCTCACGATTCTTTCAATCTCTACTTGATAGGTTGGTGCAGATCAAAATCTGCTCGTGAAGGATCACACTCACACATTTGTAAACAAAGGGGGTGAAATTGGTGGTAAAGTTTGAAGCTGAACTTTTCACTTCAATCTTTTACATTGACTTTTGACAGAACAATTAACTTATTTGTCGACTGTCGTATGAGTCGTAATTTTTTGTTTACTGATATACTTCCCACTGCAGAGCTTGATTTCCGTTTCCCAGTTGGAGCACCATTACATGGAATTAATGCCTTTTTGACGACGAATCAACTCAAGGTAGTGTTTCGGACATTTGTACTGGATGATTATTCTTGATTGATTGAATAACAAACATTGCCCATTGCAATCAGTTCTATCTAATTTATATGCTGCATATGTACTTTGAAATGTGATTCTGAGAATCATATTTCTTTTACTTAGGTTTCATTGTGTAAATTTAATAGTTATAACAATATTTTCATGTAGATTATGCAATCTTTAGACACACAGACCCAAATACGTATCTTTGCTTATGATCGCAACACTAGTATGTCTAATTGTGTAAGAGAAAACTTAGTTTATACATTATAATTACAAAGTTCTGCAAATTTCCAATTGCCAAAGAAGTTTGCATATAATTGTTTTTCACTAATATTATAGAATTCTTATTACTTTAGGCTTGTTGTTAGTCTGTATTAGAACAAGTCAGACAGTGTCATATGAATGCAAGATTTAGAATAACCTGGGCTGTTTGTACCATAATTGTTACAGCCTTAAACCATTTCCTCTTACAAAGACTTCACTTCTCGCATTGCTTTTTTCTGTAGAAAGCTTGACCGGCCATTGGTAGGTTTTTACTGCTATAAATCTGTTGTAGCATTTTGGGGAACCCTATTAGGAAGTGTTATCCTAAATAGGTAAAATACCAATGCCAGAGTTCCAAATTTGTCTGAAATTAAGAATTGCTCTTTACCTGAGCTGCAGATTATAAAAGGAAGTCTGATTACCAGTAATACCGGTTGTGCAGGGAGTGGAACAGACTCATATCATAGCTTTTTTTCAAGTAACCTCCCATTCATGTTCCTGATAGCAGCTTGACCCTCAAACTGCCACAGTAACATTACTGCATAAATTGCCAGTTATCCATTTATGGTGTCTATACTCTGCCTTGAATGTCTATTCAGtttatattttatcaattattgtTTTCACAGAACACATCCCTTTTGAGTTTTGACTAAGCTTTAGAGCTAGGATAGTCTTACAAAGACTTCTGCATCTTAAGTAAGCTTTTAGACTTGGCCAAACAAACACGATGCTATTTTGTCATCAAAAGTAATATGTACATTAGATTTATGGTTTGCAGCATTCTATAATATTCTTTCCTTGAGATTCTAAAATTTGATCTTCTTGATATCCATTTAATATATCTGAAGCAAATTTTGTATGCTCTCATCTCTTGGAGTCGTGCTTGATGTGTTTCTGGAATCTTAATCTTGTTTTCCAGACTTATGATAAAGCAAGAAATGCTCTTGCCCTGGCCCTTAGTCCAGTTGTACGTGCACTTGTTGACCCAGATGGAGCAATGAGGGACATAAGAAACTTGGATGATGTAAGAGATATACCTAGCAATCTAGCTCTACAACCATGTTATCATGTACTcagaattttattttattttttgaatCTTTGACTCTCTACAGTTTCTTCTTGTTTCAGATTAGTTTTTCTGAATGGTTCTTATCCAAAGGGGGCACTCGCAAGAGTATCCAAAGAATGTGGGATCCTGTTGCTTATGCTCTCGGGTTTATTGATTGTGATAACATGAGTGCTCGTTGTATGCTCACTATATTCTCATTGTTTGCAACTAAAACAGAAGCATCCCTTTTGCGCATGCTTAAAGGTTCTCCTGATGTTTATTTAAGCGGACCTATTAGAGACTACATTACACAAAAAGGGGGAAGGTAAATTGAATGCACATGATTAGATCATCATGCCTTACTATGTAATATGTAATGGCGCCATTTTTGGTACTAATATCCCTAAAACAACAGGTTCCATCTCAGGTGGGGATGTCGTGAGGTTCTTTATGAAAAAACTAGTGATGGCCAAACATACATATCAGGAATTGCCATGTCTAAGGTAAAGTGCTTTTCATTCAGTTGTGCTAGAAATTTGTATCCCGGTTTAATGAAAATCATAATGAAATGCCCTTTGTTGTTTCTTTTATCTGCCAGTAAATAGAATGCCAATGAACACAAATCCCCAAAATTTGTAGTAGTTGGTTTTGTAAAGATTACTTAAAAATTAAAATAGACGGGATAGGTTAGGTACCCTCTATATCCACCACTCTTTTATTTTATTGTTAATTTTTAGTCAAATCCTACAATCAGATGTTTAAGTCATTAAATGCATTCTATCTTTAGTAGACTACATTACAATTCAGTATAGGAGTATCCAGTAACCTGTGCTGTCAACAGTAGACAGGATCCCTTATATCCCAGTATATGACTTGGGATTGGGAATCCTGTAAATGGACTGATCTCTCTTATTTTAGAATTGGTTCAAGTCTTTATTTAGAAGGCATTTGAATGTGGATAAACATACGGGGATGGCTTAAGAGTCACCAAACCAATGCAGAGCGCATGCAGTAGTCCAGGAATATGTATAAAGTATCTAGGCTTTACGCCTTTACCAAACTAgaatatgtaaaatatttttctGATATATATTTATCCTTGTACATATCAGTTACCCAATCAAGAATAATGCAATGTACAGACAGCTAATGACTTATAGATTAATTGAACTAGGAAAGCTATATACAACCGAATTTGACAAGGAAAAATAGAATTCTTCGGGATTAAAATATTGGTTGAATATTTCATCCAAAAGAGCTATCCTTAATTTCATTCGTAGACAAGCATCAGATGCTGCATCATGAAAGGATAAGCACCAGCCAAGCAATTGACCAATGTATTTATTTTTCCTTAAACTGTAGTAAATCTACCGAAGTAAATAGAACAAAGACATAATCACCGCAGGTAGGACATTGTTTTTCATTTGTCCATGTAACAATTCAGTTGAATCTTGAGTCCAGAATCCAGATTAAACATCCAGGTAAAATCTCGATATAGAGTTGAACATCTAGCAAGTACGACAAACTTTGGTACCCACAAGCTCACCACATGCCCCAAAATATCATGATTTTATAATGGCGCAGTCAGTAGGAGAGGTTTAGCTTATTTTCTGATCAAACTGTTCTAATGCAGGACAGGGTCTTACCGCCCCAGATAAACACAGTCTAAGTTGTGACTTTATACGAGTTACGCATCTAAGTTTTTTACGAAATCTCCTATTGCTGGCTCTAGATGATTGTATAAATTTTTTAAGTTAACTTGCTAGTTTTCTTATGACGGATTTAGAGATATTGCTATCTTATTTTCAGGCAACTCAAAAAAAAGTCGTGAAAGCAGATGCCTATGTTGCAGGTTTGTGTTTTCCTCAGTCTCGATATATAGAATGTAAACATAGTTTCGAAGCAAATTATCTGACATTTACTATGACAAAAATATTAGCCATAGGGAAATTACTGTCGTGCAAATCTCTACATGTATTTAACTATTCACAGTTTCTTTCTCATCGCCATTCTTTCCATTTCTTAAATCAACAATCATCAGATGTTGATTATATCAACAATCGTCAGTATACATTAAATATGCACATTAAGATGTCATGTTACAAATACCAATATGGCAATATCTTTAAGCTTCAAGTATCATATAGTTTTGACTCATATGAAATATAAACAATAAAACCATAGAGATCTGATGCAATGAACTCGATTACAGTGCTGAATCCACAATAACGAAAATATATCATCTCCAGGAGACTTTATGTAAGCATATCAATTTCTTGAAGATCTTAATAATGGGACACATAATTATTGATACAAATTACAAGTGAGGATCTCTGGAAGTGTTTATTTGGTTTGGCAACTCCTGGAGTAAAACCTGAGATGCCAAACAGTAGACGTGTAGGCACTCAATACCCAGATCACGCCCCCTGAAAACTGTTGGAAGAGGTACAGGGATCATAGAACAAAAACTATGCTAATAAGATTTTAAACGTCTGATAATTCAAATCCGAATAGAATTAATGactttgtgtgtgtgtgtgtaactTAAATGATAAATAGTTATCCTGCATAAAGCTAAAAAGAGGGGGGGGGGGTGGAGAGCTAGGGAGGTAAAGAGAGGGGATGTAAACTGTAAAGTTTAATGAACTAATGAAAGCTATTTTATTGTTCAGCATGTGATGTCCCTGGAATCAAAAGATTACTGCCTTCACAGTGGAGAGAATGGGAGTTCTTTGACAATATATACAAACTAGTTGGTGTTCCTGTTGTTACAGTACAACTTAGATACAACGGCTGGGTTACAGAGATGAAGGATCTAGAAAGATCAAGGTCAGTACTTTTCATACGAAACTTACTGTTTCTGAACAATAATCATCAGTATTTGGACAGAGGATAAATTTCTAAACATCAATAACGCTGCCCACCCAACTATGTAATTCATCAAACAAAACCCAGCAATATCGTTTTGTTACGATGAAATCATATTAAATATGGTTTTGGATTGGTGTAAAATCACATTGTACTTGTATAATATGGTCCAAAATTCCAATTTGTGACAAATTATATCCGTCTCTGATTTTTTAGTGTCTTTTGCTTAGATAGTGTCTTGCTTTTTTCCCATCTAATATTTATTTTCTAAATGCTTTAATCAACACAACACATCTATCTACCACTATGAAAGCGAAATGGAGATATTTGGTCCGTAGGTACTCTCGGGTGATCTTAATTATATAATTTGGTTTAAAAAAGATGGACTTAAGCTAGTCTAGAAAAATACTAAGATAGTAAGACGAGTGATCTCCTTGGAAGCCTTCAGAAAATTATTCTTTTGTATTATACAATATTGTGCCCTTAGAAGAGcaaaaacatattgtaatatACCATATTTATAGTTCTTAATACCCTAGTACTAAATAAGAGAAAAATCAATTCAAAGCCATATTAAAAAACAACTAAGACCCCATACTCGTACATTTTGCCACCcctatatttaaaatattttacttttaaaaaaaataattatttccTTTTTACCATGGAATGTTAGGCAACTGAGGCAAGCAGCAGGACTAGATAATCTCCTTTATTCCCCAGATGCGGACTTCTCTTGTTTTGCAGACCTAGCACTTGCATCTCCAGAAGATTACTATCTTGAGGGGCAAGGCTCGTTGCTCCAGTAagatttcctttctttctgagTAGTATTATCTACTTACCAAAGATATTAGTGTTACCATTGAAGTAAAATAGTTCTTTCTTTAAAACGTTGTAGAACTGTTTGTTGCAGCAGTTCAGTGTGTCAATTTTTTTAATCAATTTTTTCCTTATAGATGTGTGCTTACCCCTGGCGATCCTTACATGCCTTTACCAAATGATGAAATCATAAACAGAGTTACAAAGCAGGTGAGTTCGATTTTGTACAGGATTAATTTCTAATTAGCAACTTATACCTCATTTTCCATTTATACGTAATTTCAGTATGCACGAGTGTACATTCAGGTCCATAGACCTGATTTTCATTGTCTGACGTCAATTTAAATGCGAGGACTTCAAATTGTGTGTGTGCAATATCTTAAACTTCATATGAATAGATTTTCATCTGTTTAAATTCTCAAGAATTACCCATGTTTAGGGCAATCCTTTTATCCTCTCCTAATTACCACTCTCCGATTCCCAGATTCCTGCTGTTGTATTTCACAGCCTAGTAGCCTTCACATAAAAGGTCTGGATTGGATCATATGTTACTCACTTCGGTCCCTAATGTAACACACCTGACTTTTTTAAGAATTAAAGGTGCTAAAAGATAAAAATGAAGGTATAAATTACAAGTTTACTAAACTTGTCGAATATGGCCAAAACATCTAATATAAAAGACCAGAGGGAGTGGTAGACTGATAGTTAGCACTTGGCATTAGTTTTTTTTACTAGTTCATTTCTTGGTAGTTTCCTTCATTTGCATTTTTTCGAATATTGAAGTGTACATATTTTTTAGGTCTTGGCTTTGTTCCCATCCTCCCAAGGTCTGGAAGTTACATGGTCATCTGTTGTTAAAATTGGCCAATCTTTATACCGTGAGGGCCCCGGTAAAGATCCATTTAGGCCTGATCAAAAGACCCCTATTGGAAACTTTTTCCTTGCCGGATCATATACAAAACAGGTTACATATTGATCTAACTCCATGTATACTTTTGTTATTATACAGTATGTGTTTTATGACTTCAGAATGCACGCACATAACTTACAATTGAATTCTTATTCAAGCATAGGACATAGCATATTGGTAATTagaaaaaaaagaggaaaaaGTTTAGCATTTTGCTACAGTGAAAAAGTTTTCATAATGCCTTGCCTGAAAGTTAATCATGTTAACTGCAAAATGCTTTTAAAATAGTGAGCAGGAAAATAAAGAAATACACTATGTTTAGGATAGCCACCAGTATGTAGTGATGCATAATGATGTATTATGTTAAGTCACCATGATTATGTCTGCAAGATATGCCATACAGAATGAGATGCTGCTTGTTCTTCTGTGTACATGCATCACATCTTTATCATTCATCGGAACTTTATTGTATTTAAcaggattatatagatagtatgGAAGGTGCAACTCTTTCAGGTAGACAAGCTTCTGCCTATATATGCGATGCTGGAGAAGATTTGGTGGCCTTGCAAAAGAAGATTGCTTCAATTGAGTCTAACAGACCTACAGAAGCCGAGTTGAGTCTTGTCTGAGCCAGTATGATAATTTTATAAAGAAAGTAACCAGAATTCCTCTAATTGAATCAGGCTTTCTTGGATTGGACGGCTAGAAAGCATTCCTACAAATTTAAATATTACTTCTGTAAAATTGTATCGAACTATAAGAACTTAATTTACAAATGGTGCTGTACTGTAATATGTCCTCGGAGATCATTAGTGTTCATATGCCAAGTGTTGAGTTCCTGGATAAAGATGAACGAAGGAAAGACGTAATATGTATGAATTTGTTGGGCAAATATTAGAGTGAAAATTTCACTATTGCTCTCGCGTAAAGTTATAGTTCCAATTTATGGAAACAAGCGTCAGTTTTCTGCAAGCGAGTCAAATGTCACAATAAATCATAAAAATTTGTTTTGTTCTGGGATACGTTGTAAATAAGTTGAAGAAATGCATGTCTTGAGTTGGTTGATGATGTCTTGCCGTCCCTCCAATCAATGTTGCCATATTTTTGTATTcttttaagaaaataaaaatatatttttgagGGTTACATTTTTTTTGCTTATCCCTAAAAgaagaaaaaatgacaaaaatagccgattttttgaaaatttttaaaaaaacagTCATTCTGAAAAAAGTGGTCAATTTTAAccgattgaatactccactgtcagttgggtatcccaatttgtataagatactccactggtagttgggtatttcatatatgaAATACTCCATTGACAGTTGGGTATCCCGTCGGCTAAAGTTGACCAACTTTTCAGGAATTGGTCATTTTTGTTaattttgtgtaaaaataggctaaatttgtcCTTCACCCCTAAAAGAAGAACGAGTTTAAAAATTACGTCATAAATTAATTTTGCTAAATACTACTCCAAACCAGTGTTGTAAAAATCGGGAGTCGGGGAAGATCGGTCGAGCTATCGATTTAGGATTAATTGAAAATCAGAGATTAATCGGAAGGATTAATCGGGGTAAAAACCggatatattataatattaaattatatttaatatattattatgattatattagttatttattaacaaatatatatttattatatcataatttctataattattcatatttaaattaatatagtattttaattttaataaataattatatatactgcAATATAGaaaaatttgtaaaaataaaTCGGATTTCAAAGATCGAATCGGTCGGATAATTTACAGGGGATTTTTACTACATTGACATTACATCGGATCCGACCCGAGCAAGGAGCGAAACCAATATGGGCGGCGTCAAGATAGATACAGATACATCATACATACACACAACCGTagtaaaaaaattgaaattgcTTTGCAGATAATTTTTTAACCTATTtaataatatatcattatatatacaGAAATGAGATCTCTATTAACTTGATTATAGAGATTAAACCACACAACATAACAGGTAATTACGCGCACACACACATTCCTGTTCATCAATTTTGAATGATTTCTTCGAGAAGAAGCAACAATAGATTATATTCCTGTATTTTTTGCTTTCTAATTATCTGTGCATTTACTCGTGTGTGATTTTTAGGGTTTGAATCAATATATATGAAATTCGTGCTCATTTCTTTAATTACTTGTGTTATTGATTATTTATAGTCTGTTTCTTTTGTTGTGATTAGTGTTTGTGCGACTTTAGAGGTTGCGGAGTTGAGTTGATTCGAGTAAGTTGCGATTATTTCATTCTCTCTGGATTGCTGCTTGTTATAATTGAGTTGGAGTTGTATTCAGCTGGAGCTGTAAATTCAACTATGGCTCGTACAATCACTGTGTATCTCTACATTCCCAATATCATTGGTATGTTGTTTTTTTTCCTCCTATTTGTTCCGGATGAAATTTTGTTTTGATTTGGCATTCTATTCCCTCGTTAGTAgttatgttttattttgtttaTTGTCAATGTTTAGTTTGAGGCTTTTATAGTTACTTAATTAGGTGTATATGAAATGAACGACTGTGGTCAAAATTGAAACATTTGAGAGAATTATTAGATTACATTTGTGATTTTTTCGTAATCATGTTCTATAGTTATCCAGTTCAGGTTTAATTTATTctctatttttatttttttctcagCAATTTGGTAGATAATTTTTTCATGTTTATGTTTTTCCAGGATACATAAGAATTTTAATGAACATATTTGCCTTTGCCATATGCTTTTCTGACAGAAAGCTTTTCTCACTTCTTTATTTCATCAGGTGAGGATGTGTCTTGTAATCGTTTGTGTATGTCTATGTACCTTCCCTATGTGTATTAGTTGAATGACTAATTTAATTGAATATTTGATGGTGAAGCTTTGTATGTGATGCATTGGATGGCTGGTTTGCCCGCAAATTTAACCAAGGTACAGTGTTGTCTCAATATTGATGTTTGATATGTTACGCTGGTTGCTAGATTGGTGAATTGTTTGTTGGATCTACTTGGTATAAGGCGGCAAGGTGCTTACGTTTAACTACAGGCATATAAAAATACATCATACCAAAATTAGGAACAAAATACATTATAGTAACCAATGAAAAATTTTGCAACTAATCAACTCTAATTCATCACAAAAGAAGATTTATATACTGTATCTGCCCCCTCCCTCCTAAGACTTGAATCTTTAGTGTAGGAGGATGGAATTCTAGTTTACTAAAAGATCTTATGAATTGAAAGACTGCCACTCTCTAACCCTATCAAGTTCTGCCACTCTCCTCACGCATACTTGTAATTTTGCTATATCCAAGTTCAGGAGAAAGGAACTGGGGGAAA from Apium graveolens cultivar Ventura chromosome 5, ASM990537v1, whole genome shotgun sequence includes the following:
- the LOC141661778 gene encoding zeta-carotene desaturase, chloroplastic/chromoplastic, coding for MTSSLYFPATFRPCSAGITLSRCRPSKPHRIMFVRSDLEKNVSDMSTNAPKGLFPPEPEHYRGPKLKVAIIGAGLAGMSTAVELLDQGHEVDIYESRPFIGGKVGSFVDKRGNHIEMGLHVFFGCYNNLFRLLKKVGADQNLLVKDHTHTFVNKGGEIGELDFRFPVGAPLHGINAFLTTNQLKTYDKARNALALALSPVVRALVDPDGAMRDIRNLDDISFSEWFLSKGGTRKSIQRMWDPVAYALGFIDCDNMSARCMLTIFSLFATKTEASLLRMLKGSPDVYLSGPIRDYITQKGGRFHLRWGCREVLYEKTSDGQTYISGIAMSKATQKKVVKADAYVAACDVPGIKRLLPSQWREWEFFDNIYKLVGVPVVTVQLRYNGWVTEMKDLERSRQLRQAAGLDNLLYSPDADFSCFADLALASPEDYYLEGQGSLLQCVLTPGDPYMPLPNDEIINRVTKQVLALFPSSQGLEVTWSSVVKIGQSLYREGPGKDPFRPDQKTPIGNFFLAGSYTKQDYIDSMEGATLSGRQASAYICDAGEDLVALQKKIASIESNRPTEAELSLV